The following are encoded in a window of Centroberyx gerrardi isolate f3 chromosome 1, fCenGer3.hap1.cur.20231027, whole genome shotgun sequence genomic DNA:
- the LOC139928565 gene encoding protein NLRC3-like isoform X2 → MDPPIVFKDGQHSTEQRVHQETSEVPSDQSAQEHQTDLDSVFMLLEENIVTFVKNELKRFQRVLSPDFPECLERQREDEEVMDGEEEEQRRSNREAFLKITLHYLRRMKQEELADSLQSKTPPAICHCKLKSNLKEKFQCLFEGIAKTGNPTLLNQIYTEIYITEGESGEVNDEHEVRQIETASRKPARPETTMKCEDIFKLLPGRDKPTRTVMTKGVAGIGKTVLTQKFTLDWAEDKANQDIQFTFPFTFRELNLLKEKKYSLVELLHHSFTETKEAGICRFDKFQVVFIFDGLDECRLPLDFQNNEIWTDVTESTSVDVLLTNLIKGKLLPSARLWITTRPAAANQIPPECVDMVTEVRGFTNPQKEEYFRKRFRDEEQASRIISHIKTSRSLHIMCHIPVFCWITATVLEHVLRTDEREDLPKTLTEMYIHFLVVQSKVGNVKYHRRAEADPLWNTETRKMILSLGKLAFKQLEKGNLIFYEADLTECGIDIRAASVYSGVFTQIFKEESGLNQDKVFCFVHLSIQEFLAAVYVFLSFINTGVNLQSETQSTSCLSILLREKSKVKHLYQSVVDKALQSPNGHLDLFLRFLLGLSLETNQTLLRGLLTQTGSSSQTNQKTVQYIKEKIRENPSPERSINLFHCLNELNDCWLVEEIQQYLRSGSLSTDELSPAHWAALVFILLSSEKELDVLDLKKYSASEEGLLRLLPVVKASNKALLSGCKLSDRSCEALASVLSSRSSSLRELDLSNNDLQDSGVKLLSAGLGSPHCRLDTLRLSGCLVTEEGCASLASALSSNPSHLRELDLSYNHPGDSGVKLLSAGLEDPHWRLDTLSVDHGGKCQLKPVPLRYACELTLDPNTAHRNLSLSEDNRKVTVMTEEQPHPDHPERFDYSKQLLCRNGLTGRCYWEVEWKGVVDIGVTYRGIRRTGGDDDCWLGRNDKSWCLFCSDNSYSAWHNKRRTDIRISSSSDSDRIAVYLDWPAGTLSFYRVSSDTLIHLHTFHSTFTEPLYPGFGFRSGFRLGSSVSLCWVGGRVASCVEKHSHRCPKTTA, encoded by the exons ATGGATCCACCTATTGTATTCAAAGATGGACAGCACTCTACTGAGCAAAG AGTCCACCAGGAGACGTCAGAGGTTCCCAGTGATCAAtctgcccaggagcatcaaacagacctggactctgtatttatg ctgcttgaggagaacattgtcacttttgtgaagaacgagctgaagaggttccagagggttctgagtccagatttcccagaatgcttagagaggcagagggaggatgaggaggtgatggacggtgaggaggaagagcagaggaggagcaacaGAGAGGCTTTTCTGAAGATAACACTGCACtacctgaggagaatgaagcaggaggagctggctgactctctgcagagca aaacCCCTCCTGCAATATGCCACTGTAAactcaaatctaatctgaaggagaagtttcagtgtttgtttgaaggGATTGCTAAaacaggaaacccaacacttctgaatcagatctacacagagatctacatcacagagggagagagtggagaggtcaatgatgaacatgaggtcagacagattgaaactgcatccaggaaaccagcaagaccagaaacaacaatgaaatgtgaagacatctttaaactcttacctggaagagataaaccaaccagaacagtgatgacaaagggagtggctggcattgggaaaacagtcttaacacagaagttcactctggactgggctgaagacaaagccaaccaggatatacagttcacatttccattcactttccgagagctgaatttgctgaaagagaaaaagtacagcttggtggaacttcttcatcactcctttactgagaccaaagaagcaggaatctgcaggtttgacaagttccaggttgtgttcatctttgacggtctggatgagtgtcgacttcctctagacttccagaacaacgagatctggactgatgtgacagagtcaacctcagtggacgtgctgctgacaaacctcatcaaggggaaactgcttccctctgctcgtcTCTGGAtcaccacacgacctgcagcagccaatcagatccctcctgagtgcgttgacatggtgacagaggtgagaggcttcactaaCCCACAGAAGGaagagtacttcaggaagaggttcagagatgaggagcaggccagcagaatcatctcacacatcaagacttcacgaagcctccacatcatgtgccacatcccagtcttctgttggatcactgctacagttctggagcatgtgttgagaacagatgagagagaagacctgcccaagaccctgactgagatgtacatccacttcctggtggttcagtccaaagtGGGAAATGTCAAGTATCATAGGAGAGCTGAGGCAGATCCTCTCTGGAATACAGAGACCAGaaagatgattctctctctgggaaaactggcttttaagcagctggagaaaggcaacctgatcttctatgaagccgacctgacagagtgtggcattgatatcagagcagcctcagtgtactcaggagtgttcacacagatctttaaagaggagagtgggctgaaccaggacaaggtgttctgctttgtccatctgagcattcaggagtttctggctgctgtttatgtctttctgtcattcatcaACACTGGTGTCAATCTACAGTCAGAAACTCAATCAACATCCTGTTTGTCTATACTATTAAGAGAGAAATCTAAAGTAAAACACCTCTACCAGAGTGttgtggacaaggccttacagagtccaaatggacacctggacttgttcctccgcttcctcctgggcctttcactggagaccaatcagactctcctgCGAGGcttgctgacacagacaggaagtagctcacagaccaatcagaaaacagtccagtacatcaaggagaagatcagggagaatccatctccagagagaagcatcaatctgttccactgtctgaatgaacTGAATGACTGTTGgttagtggaggagatccaacagtacctgagatcaggaagtctctccacagacgaactctcccctgctcattgggcggctctggtcttcatcttactgtcatcagaaaaGGAGCTGGACGTGTtagacctgaagaaatactctgcttcagaggagggtcttctgaggctgctgcctgtggtcaaagcctccaataaagCTCT GCTGAGTGGTTGTAAGCTGTCAGacagaagctgtgaagctctggcctcagttctaaGCTCCAgatcctctagtctgagagagctggacctgagtaacaacgacctgcaggattcaggagtgaagctgctctctgctggactggggagtccacactgtagactggacaCTCTAAG gttgtcaggctgtctggtcacagaggaaggctgtgcttctctggcctcagctctgagctccaacccctcccatctgagagagctggacctgagctacaatcacccaggagactcaggagtgaagctgctctctgctggactggaggatccacactggagactggacacTCTCAG TGTTGACCATGGTGGAAAGTGTCAGTTGAAACCAGTGCCCCTCAGGT atgcctgtgaactcacactggacccaaacacagcacacagaaacctctctctgtctgaggacaacagaaaggtgacagtgaTGACAGAGGAGCAGCCacatcctgatcacccagagagatttgactatagcaaacagctgctgtgtagaaatggtctaaCTGggcgctgttactgggaggtcgagtgGAAAGGAGTGGTTGATATAGGAGTGAcatacagaggaatcagaaggaCAGGAGGGGATGATGACTGCTGGCTTGGACGGAATGATAAGTCGTGgtgtctgttctgctctgataATAGTTACTCTGCCTGGCACAATAAGAGAAGAACAGACATAcgtatctcctcctcctctgactctgacagaatAGCAGTatatctggactggcctgctggcactctgtccttctacagagtttcctctgacacactgatccacctccacaccttccactccacattcactgaacccctGTACCCTGGGTTTGGATTTAGGTCTGGGTTTAGGcttggttcctcagtgtctctgtgttggGTAGGAGGTAGAGTCGCCTCCTGtgtagagaaacactcacaccgTTGCCCAAAGACAACTGCTTAA
- the LOC139928565 gene encoding protein NLRC3-like isoform X1, producing the protein MKSDWSKHFDINFKDQHLSDKKIQQERADSPVPSCVSIKSDWSMDPPIVFKDGQHSTEQRVHQETSEVPSDQSAQEHQTDLDSVFMLLEENIVTFVKNELKRFQRVLSPDFPECLERQREDEEVMDGEEEEQRRSNREAFLKITLHYLRRMKQEELADSLQSKTPPAICHCKLKSNLKEKFQCLFEGIAKTGNPTLLNQIYTEIYITEGESGEVNDEHEVRQIETASRKPARPETTMKCEDIFKLLPGRDKPTRTVMTKGVAGIGKTVLTQKFTLDWAEDKANQDIQFTFPFTFRELNLLKEKKYSLVELLHHSFTETKEAGICRFDKFQVVFIFDGLDECRLPLDFQNNEIWTDVTESTSVDVLLTNLIKGKLLPSARLWITTRPAAANQIPPECVDMVTEVRGFTNPQKEEYFRKRFRDEEQASRIISHIKTSRSLHIMCHIPVFCWITATVLEHVLRTDEREDLPKTLTEMYIHFLVVQSKVGNVKYHRRAEADPLWNTETRKMILSLGKLAFKQLEKGNLIFYEADLTECGIDIRAASVYSGVFTQIFKEESGLNQDKVFCFVHLSIQEFLAAVYVFLSFINTGVNLQSETQSTSCLSILLREKSKVKHLYQSVVDKALQSPNGHLDLFLRFLLGLSLETNQTLLRGLLTQTGSSSQTNQKTVQYIKEKIRENPSPERSINLFHCLNELNDCWLVEEIQQYLRSGSLSTDELSPAHWAALVFILLSSEKELDVLDLKKYSASEEGLLRLLPVVKASNKALLSGCKLSDRSCEALASVLSSRSSSLRELDLSNNDLQDSGVKLLSAGLGSPHCRLDTLRLSGCLVTEEGCASLASALSSNPSHLRELDLSYNHPGDSGVKLLSAGLEDPHWRLDTLSVDHGGKCQLKPVPLRYACELTLDPNTAHRNLSLSEDNRKVTVMTEEQPHPDHPERFDYSKQLLCRNGLTGRCYWEVEWKGVVDIGVTYRGIRRTGGDDDCWLGRNDKSWCLFCSDNSYSAWHNKRRTDIRISSSSDSDRIAVYLDWPAGTLSFYRVSSDTLIHLHTFHSTFTEPLYPGFGFRSGFRLGSSVSLCWVGGRVASCVEKHSHRCPKTTA; encoded by the exons atgaagagtgactggtcCAAGCATTTTGATATTAATTTTAAAGATCAGCATTTATCTGAcaaaaa gatccagcaggagagagcagactcccctgtacccagctgtgtgtccataaAGAGTGACTGGTCTATGGATCCACCTATTGTATTCAAAGATGGACAGCACTCTACTGAGCAAAG AGTCCACCAGGAGACGTCAGAGGTTCCCAGTGATCAAtctgcccaggagcatcaaacagacctggactctgtatttatg ctgcttgaggagaacattgtcacttttgtgaagaacgagctgaagaggttccagagggttctgagtccagatttcccagaatgcttagagaggcagagggaggatgaggaggtgatggacggtgaggaggaagagcagaggaggagcaacaGAGAGGCTTTTCTGAAGATAACACTGCACtacctgaggagaatgaagcaggaggagctggctgactctctgcagagca aaacCCCTCCTGCAATATGCCACTGTAAactcaaatctaatctgaaggagaagtttcagtgtttgtttgaaggGATTGCTAAaacaggaaacccaacacttctgaatcagatctacacagagatctacatcacagagggagagagtggagaggtcaatgatgaacatgaggtcagacagattgaaactgcatccaggaaaccagcaagaccagaaacaacaatgaaatgtgaagacatctttaaactcttacctggaagagataaaccaaccagaacagtgatgacaaagggagtggctggcattgggaaaacagtcttaacacagaagttcactctggactgggctgaagacaaagccaaccaggatatacagttcacatttccattcactttccgagagctgaatttgctgaaagagaaaaagtacagcttggtggaacttcttcatcactcctttactgagaccaaagaagcaggaatctgcaggtttgacaagttccaggttgtgttcatctttgacggtctggatgagtgtcgacttcctctagacttccagaacaacgagatctggactgatgtgacagagtcaacctcagtggacgtgctgctgacaaacctcatcaaggggaaactgcttccctctgctcgtcTCTGGAtcaccacacgacctgcagcagccaatcagatccctcctgagtgcgttgacatggtgacagaggtgagaggcttcactaaCCCACAGAAGGaagagtacttcaggaagaggttcagagatgaggagcaggccagcagaatcatctcacacatcaagacttcacgaagcctccacatcatgtgccacatcccagtcttctgttggatcactgctacagttctggagcatgtgttgagaacagatgagagagaagacctgcccaagaccctgactgagatgtacatccacttcctggtggttcagtccaaagtGGGAAATGTCAAGTATCATAGGAGAGCTGAGGCAGATCCTCTCTGGAATACAGAGACCAGaaagatgattctctctctgggaaaactggcttttaagcagctggagaaaggcaacctgatcttctatgaagccgacctgacagagtgtggcattgatatcagagcagcctcagtgtactcaggagtgttcacacagatctttaaagaggagagtgggctgaaccaggacaaggtgttctgctttgtccatctgagcattcaggagtttctggctgctgtttatgtctttctgtcattcatcaACACTGGTGTCAATCTACAGTCAGAAACTCAATCAACATCCTGTTTGTCTATACTATTAAGAGAGAAATCTAAAGTAAAACACCTCTACCAGAGTGttgtggacaaggccttacagagtccaaatggacacctggacttgttcctccgcttcctcctgggcctttcactggagaccaatcagactctcctgCGAGGcttgctgacacagacaggaagtagctcacagaccaatcagaaaacagtccagtacatcaaggagaagatcagggagaatccatctccagagagaagcatcaatctgttccactgtctgaatgaacTGAATGACTGTTGgttagtggaggagatccaacagtacctgagatcaggaagtctctccacagacgaactctcccctgctcattgggcggctctggtcttcatcttactgtcatcagaaaaGGAGCTGGACGTGTtagacctgaagaaatactctgcttcagaggagggtcttctgaggctgctgcctgtggtcaaagcctccaataaagCTCT GCTGAGTGGTTGTAAGCTGTCAGacagaagctgtgaagctctggcctcagttctaaGCTCCAgatcctctagtctgagagagctggacctgagtaacaacgacctgcaggattcaggagtgaagctgctctctgctggactggggagtccacactgtagactggacaCTCTAAG gttgtcaggctgtctggtcacagaggaaggctgtgcttctctggcctcagctctgagctccaacccctcccatctgagagagctggacctgagctacaatcacccaggagactcaggagtgaagctgctctctgctggactggaggatccacactggagactggacacTCTCAG TGTTGACCATGGTGGAAAGTGTCAGTTGAAACCAGTGCCCCTCAGGT atgcctgtgaactcacactggacccaaacacagcacacagaaacctctctctgtctgaggacaacagaaaggtgacagtgaTGACAGAGGAGCAGCCacatcctgatcacccagagagatttgactatagcaaacagctgctgtgtagaaatggtctaaCTGggcgctgttactgggaggtcgagtgGAAAGGAGTGGTTGATATAGGAGTGAcatacagaggaatcagaaggaCAGGAGGGGATGATGACTGCTGGCTTGGACGGAATGATAAGTCGTGgtgtctgttctgctctgataATAGTTACTCTGCCTGGCACAATAAGAGAAGAACAGACATAcgtatctcctcctcctctgactctgacagaatAGCAGTatatctggactggcctgctggcactctgtccttctacagagtttcctctgacacactgatccacctccacaccttccactccacattcactgaacccctGTACCCTGGGTTTGGATTTAGGTCTGGGTTTAGGcttggttcctcagtgtctctgtgttggGTAGGAGGTAGAGTCGCCTCCTGtgtagagaaacactcacaccgTTGCCCAAAGACAACTGCTTAA